A genomic region of Xyrauchen texanus isolate HMW12.3.18 chromosome 29, RBS_HiC_50CHRs, whole genome shotgun sequence contains the following coding sequences:
- the fam169b gene encoding protein FAM169B isoform X2, translating to MESDSNLENIFEVNPYYPVDLPVKHYVELSTGCEEYLSSVKSDGAMPLTLPHGQNVQVTCENIGRLAFLRDGDLLHFLLALHEPEDETQVVALYLQGKWWPIADVLKTSNKSRHGLMLVETVMERVVLFLLSQVIFGILEQSLGEDLYFSAYSLWENAKILWQNGEAVGFYTIKNKGSLCDGCTGQSYQLPVLDTMFVRSYWRRNGFALQMLEDFCSSQPSEGILGISFPMSSGMYGVCRKYLEIHEEERDRLYEVEAPGDWTQRRNVWLNVQLQRIPTDRKGTTRPEKPGVKCLAQGHNDGGCEDRTSNLPITSGDSHRKNFLGGDSQVSHTLYSDERSRPHLQEQGMLQQSGSSVSLKELSSSFKK from the exons ATGGAATCCGACTCTAACTTAGAGAATATATTTGAAG TGAACCCTTACTACCCGGTGGATCTACCAGTGAAGCATTATGTCGAGCTGAGCACAGGATGTGAAGAATACTTGTCCAGTGTCAAGTCAGATGGTGCCATGCCTCTCACCCTTCCTCACGGACAGAAT GTACAAGTAACTTGTGAAAACATCGGTCGGCTTGCATTTCTGAGAGATGGTGACCTTTTACATTTCCTCCTTGCTCTCCATGAACCTGAGGATGAAACCCAAG TGGTTGCTTTGTACTTGCAAGGCAAGTGGTGGCCCATTGCTGATGTTTTGAAGACGTCAAACAAATCCAGACATGGACTTATGTTA GTGGAGACAGTGATGGAGAGAGTAGTGTTATTCCTGCTCAGTCAGGTTATATTTGGGATCCTGGAACAGTCTCTCGGAGAAGATCTATACTTTTCTGCCTATTCCCTATGGGAAAATGCCAAGATTCTCTGGCAAAATGGTGAAGCGGTTGGGTTTTACACTATCAAAAATAAGG GCAGCCTATGTGATGGCTGTACTGGTCAGAGTTATCAACTCCCTGTGCTGGACACCATGTTTGTTCGCTCATACTGGAGAAGAAATGGATTTGCTTTACAGATGCTTGAGGATTTCTGCTCATCTCAACCTTCAGAAGGGATTCTGGGAATTAGCTTTCCCATGTCTTCTGGCATGTATGGAG TTTGCAGGAAGTATCTTGAGATCCATGAAGAAGAAAGAGATCGGCTCTATGAGGTGGAAGCCCCTGGTGACTGGACTCAGAGACGCAACGTGTGGTTAAACGTCCAGCTGCAGCGCATTCCAACAGACCGTAAGG ggacaacccgcccagagaaacctggagttaagtgccttgctcaaggacacaatgatggtggctgtgaggatcgaaccagcaaccttccgattacca gtGGAGACTCACACCGAAAAAATTTTTTAGGTGGAGACTCGCAAGTTTCACACACCTTGTACAGTGATGAAAGAAGTAGACCTCATTTACAAGAACAG GGGATGCTGCAACAAAGTGGATCATCAGTCAGCCTCAAAGAGTTATCAAGCTCTTTTAAGAAGTGA
- the fam169b gene encoding protein FAM169B isoform X3, whose translation MESDSNLENIFEVNPYYPVDLPVKHYVELSTGCEEYLSSVKSDGAMPLTLPHGQNVQVTCENIGRLAFLRDGDLLHFLLALHEPEDETQVVALYLQGKWWPIADVLKTSNKSRHGLMLVETVMERVVLFLLSQVIFGILEQSLGEDLYFSAYSLWENAKILWQNGEAVGFYTIKNKGSLCDGCTGQSYQLPVLDTMFVRSYWRRNGFALQMLEDFCSSQPSEGILGISFPMSSGMYGVCRKYLEIHEEERDRLYEVEAPGDWTQRRNVWLNVQLQRIPTDRTTRPEKPGVKCLAQGHNDGGCEDRTSNLPITSGDSHRKNFLGGDSQVSHTLYSDERSRPHLQEQGMLQQSGSSVSLKELSSSFKK comes from the exons ATGGAATCCGACTCTAACTTAGAGAATATATTTGAAG TGAACCCTTACTACCCGGTGGATCTACCAGTGAAGCATTATGTCGAGCTGAGCACAGGATGTGAAGAATACTTGTCCAGTGTCAAGTCAGATGGTGCCATGCCTCTCACCCTTCCTCACGGACAGAAT GTACAAGTAACTTGTGAAAACATCGGTCGGCTTGCATTTCTGAGAGATGGTGACCTTTTACATTTCCTCCTTGCTCTCCATGAACCTGAGGATGAAACCCAAG TGGTTGCTTTGTACTTGCAAGGCAAGTGGTGGCCCATTGCTGATGTTTTGAAGACGTCAAACAAATCCAGACATGGACTTATGTTA GTGGAGACAGTGATGGAGAGAGTAGTGTTATTCCTGCTCAGTCAGGTTATATTTGGGATCCTGGAACAGTCTCTCGGAGAAGATCTATACTTTTCTGCCTATTCCCTATGGGAAAATGCCAAGATTCTCTGGCAAAATGGTGAAGCGGTTGGGTTTTACACTATCAAAAATAAGG GCAGCCTATGTGATGGCTGTACTGGTCAGAGTTATCAACTCCCTGTGCTGGACACCATGTTTGTTCGCTCATACTGGAGAAGAAATGGATTTGCTTTACAGATGCTTGAGGATTTCTGCTCATCTCAACCTTCAGAAGGGATTCTGGGAATTAGCTTTCCCATGTCTTCTGGCATGTATGGAG TTTGCAGGAAGTATCTTGAGATCCATGAAGAAGAAAGAGATCGGCTCTATGAGGTGGAAGCCCCTGGTGACTGGACTCAGAGACGCAACGTGTGGTTAAACGTCCAGCTGCAGCGCATTCCAACAGACC ggacaacccgcccagagaaacctggagttaagtgccttgctcaaggacacaatgatggtggctgtgaggatcgaaccagcaaccttccgattacca gtGGAGACTCACACCGAAAAAATTTTTTAGGTGGAGACTCGCAAGTTTCACACACCTTGTACAGTGATGAAAGAAGTAGACCTCATTTACAAGAACAG GGGATGCTGCAACAAAGTGGATCATCAGTCAGCCTCAAAGAGTTATCAAGCTCTTTTAAGAAGTGA
- the fam169b gene encoding protein FAM169B isoform X1: MESDSNLENIFEVNPYYPVDLPVKHYVELSTGCEEYLSSVKSDGAMPLTLPHGQNVQVTCENIGRLAFLRDGDLLHFLLALHEPEDETQVVALYLQGKWWPIADVLKTSNKSRHGLMLVETVMERVVLFLLSQVIFGILEQSLGEDLYFSAYSLWENAKILWQNGEAVGFYTIKNKGSLCDGCTGQSYQLPVLDTMFVRSYWRRNGFALQMLEDFCSSQPSEGILGISFPMSSGMYGVCRKYLEIHEEERDRLYEVEAPGDWTQRRNVWLNVQLQRIPTDRKGLCCCRTTESKTWTTRPEKPGVKCLAQGHNDGGCEDRTSNLPITSGDSHRKNFLGGDSQVSHTLYSDERSRPHLQEQGMLQQSGSSVSLKELSSSFKK, encoded by the exons ATGGAATCCGACTCTAACTTAGAGAATATATTTGAAG TGAACCCTTACTACCCGGTGGATCTACCAGTGAAGCATTATGTCGAGCTGAGCACAGGATGTGAAGAATACTTGTCCAGTGTCAAGTCAGATGGTGCCATGCCTCTCACCCTTCCTCACGGACAGAAT GTACAAGTAACTTGTGAAAACATCGGTCGGCTTGCATTTCTGAGAGATGGTGACCTTTTACATTTCCTCCTTGCTCTCCATGAACCTGAGGATGAAACCCAAG TGGTTGCTTTGTACTTGCAAGGCAAGTGGTGGCCCATTGCTGATGTTTTGAAGACGTCAAACAAATCCAGACATGGACTTATGTTA GTGGAGACAGTGATGGAGAGAGTAGTGTTATTCCTGCTCAGTCAGGTTATATTTGGGATCCTGGAACAGTCTCTCGGAGAAGATCTATACTTTTCTGCCTATTCCCTATGGGAAAATGCCAAGATTCTCTGGCAAAATGGTGAAGCGGTTGGGTTTTACACTATCAAAAATAAGG GCAGCCTATGTGATGGCTGTACTGGTCAGAGTTATCAACTCCCTGTGCTGGACACCATGTTTGTTCGCTCATACTGGAGAAGAAATGGATTTGCTTTACAGATGCTTGAGGATTTCTGCTCATCTCAACCTTCAGAAGGGATTCTGGGAATTAGCTTTCCCATGTCTTCTGGCATGTATGGAG TTTGCAGGAAGTATCTTGAGATCCATGAAGAAGAAAGAGATCGGCTCTATGAGGTGGAAGCCCCTGGTGACTGGACTCAGAGACGCAACGTGTGGTTAAACGTCCAGCTGCAGCGCATTCCAACAGACCGTAAGGGTCTGTGTTGCTGTAGAACAACAGAAAGCAAGACAT ggacaacccgcccagagaaacctggagttaagtgccttgctcaaggacacaatgatggtggctgtgaggatcgaaccagcaaccttccgattacca gtGGAGACTCACACCGAAAAAATTTTTTAGGTGGAGACTCGCAAGTTTCACACACCTTGTACAGTGATGAAAGAAGTAGACCTCATTTACAAGAACAG GGGATGCTGCAACAAAGTGGATCATCAGTCAGCCTCAAAGAGTTATCAAGCTCTTTTAAGAAGTGA